The following proteins are encoded in a genomic region of Oryctolagus cuniculus chromosome 13, mOryCun1.1, whole genome shotgun sequence:
- the NUAK2 gene encoding NUAK family SNF1-like kinase 2 isoform X3: MESLTFSRRLGSASSAAAILADGLIKSPKPLMKKQAVKRHHHKHNLRHRYEFLETLGKGTYGKVKKARESSGRLVAIKSIRKDKIKDEQDLMHIRREIEIMSSLNHPHIIAIHEVFENSSKIVIVMEYASRGDLYDYISQRQRLSERDARHFFRQIVSAVHYCHQNGVVHRDLKLENILLDANGNVKIADFGLSNLYHQGKFLQTFCGSPLYASPEIVNGRPYTGPEVDSWSLGVLLYILVHGTMPFDGQDHKTLVKQISDGAYREPPKPSDACGLIRWLLMVNPTRRATLEDVAGHWWVNWGYATRVGEQEAAHEGGHPGSDSARTSVADWLRRSSRPLLGNGARVCSFFKQHAPGAASTSPGLERQHSLKKSRKENDVAQARQGAPADDTAARSGKSNLKLPKSILKKKLSVSSDPREPGPGPASAGRAEPLLPRKGILKKPQRESGYYSSPEPSDSGDLLDAAARERSGRGSLPFPLEPEPPPVAAMDLKGLARLGLLCRFHLKGAGLLRTPPGTSETHKFCL, encoded by the exons ATGGAGTCGCTGACCTTCTCCCGGAGGCTCGGCTCGGCCTCCTCGGCTGCCGCCATCCTGGCCGACGGGCTCATCAAGTCGCCCAAACCCCTGATGAAGAAGCAGGCGGTGAAACGGCACCACCACAAGCACAACCTGCGGCACCGCTACGAGTTCCTGGAGACCCTGGGCAAGGGCACCTACGGCAAGGTGAAGAAGGCGCGCGAGAGCTCAGGGCGCCTG GTGGCCATCAAGTCCATCCGGAAGGACAAAATCAAAGATGAACAGGATCTGATGCACATTCGACGGGAGATAGAGATCATGTCGTCGCTCAACCACCCCCACATCATTGCCATCCATGAAG TATTCGAGAACAGCAGCAAGATCGTGATTGTCATGGAGTACGCCAGCCGGGGCGACCTGTACGACTACATCAGCCAGCGGCAGCGGCTCAGCGAGCGCGACGCCCGGCACTTCTTCCGGCAGATCGTCTCCGCAGTGCACTACTGCCACCAG AACGGGGTTGTCCACCGAGACCTCAAGCTGGAGAACATCCTCTTAGATGCCAACGGCAATGTCAAG ATTGCTGACTTTGGCCTCTCCAACCTCTACCACCAAGGCAAGTTCCTGCAGACGTTCTGCGGGAGCCCGCTCTACGCCTCGCCCGAGATTGTCAACGGGAGGCCGTACACGGGCCCAGAG GTGGACAGCTGGTCCCTGGGCGTTCTCCTCTACATCCTGGTACACGGCACCATGCCCTTCGACGGGCAGGACCACAAGACGCTGGTGAAGCAGATCAGCGATGGGGCCTACCGGGAGCCCCCGAAGCCCTCTG ATGCCTGCGGCCTGATCCGGTGGCTGCTCATGGTGAACCCCACCCGCCGGGCCACCCTGGAGGATGTGGCCGGTCACTGGTGGGTCAACTGGGGCTACGCCACCCGCGTCGGGGAGCAGGAGGCCGCGCACGAGGGTGGACACCCGGGCAGCGACTCTGCACGCACCTCCGTGGCTGACTGGCTCCGGCGCTCCTCCCGCCCCCTCCTGGGGAACGGGGCCAGGGTGTGCAGCTTCTTCAAGCAGCACGCGCCTGGGGCGGCGAGCACCAGCCCGGGCCTGGAGCGCCAGCACTCGCTCAAGAAGTCGCGCAAGGAGAACGACGTGGCGCAGGCCCGCCAGGGCGCCCCAGCCGACGACACCGCCGCGCGCTCCGGCAAGAGCAACCTCAAGCTGCCCAAGAGCATCCTGAAGAAGAAGCTGTCAGTCTCCTCGGATCCTCGGGAGCCCGGCCCGGGCCCCGCCAGCGCAGGGCGGGCGGAACCCCTGCTCCCCAGGAAAGGCATCCTGAAAAAGCCGCAGCGCGAGTCCGGCTACTACTCGTCCCCGGAGCCCAGCGACTCGGGGGATCTCCTGGATGCAG CAGCCAGAGAGCGCAGCGGCCGcggctctctccccttcccccttgaGCCCGAGCCCCCTCCAGTCGCTGCTATGGACCTCAAAGGCTTGGCAAGGCTCGGGCTGCTGTGCAGATTTCATCTCAAGGGGGCCGGACTCCTCCGGACGCCCCCTGGGACCTCAGAGACCCACAAGTTCTGCCTCTAA
- the NUAK2 gene encoding NUAK family SNF1-like kinase 2 isoform X4: MESLTFSRRLGSASSAAAILADGLIKSPKPLMKKQAVKRHHHKHNLRHRYEFLETLGKGTYGKVKKARESSGRLVAIKSIRKDKIKDEQDLMHIRREIEIMSSLNHPHIIAIHEVFENSSKIVIVMEYASRGDLYDYISQRQRLSERDARHFFRQIVSAVHYCHQNGVVHRDLKLENILLDANGNVKIADFGLSNLYHQGKFLQTFCGSPLYASPEIVNGRPYTGPEVDSWSLGVLLYILVHGTMPFDGQDHKTLVKQISDGAYREPPKPSDACGLIRWLLMVNPTRRATLEDVAGHWWVNWGYATRVGEQEAAHEGGHPGSDSARTSVADWLRRSSRPLLGNGARVCSFFKQHAPGAASTSPGLERQHSLKKSRKENDVAQARQGAPADDTAARSGKSNLKLPKSILKKKLSVSSDPREPGPGPASAGRAEPLLPRKGILKKPQRESGYYSSPEPSDSGDLLDAARERSGRGSLPFPLEPEPPPVAAMDLKGLARLGLLCRFHLKGAGLLRTPPGTSETHKFCL, encoded by the exons ATGGAGTCGCTGACCTTCTCCCGGAGGCTCGGCTCGGCCTCCTCGGCTGCCGCCATCCTGGCCGACGGGCTCATCAAGTCGCCCAAACCCCTGATGAAGAAGCAGGCGGTGAAACGGCACCACCACAAGCACAACCTGCGGCACCGCTACGAGTTCCTGGAGACCCTGGGCAAGGGCACCTACGGCAAGGTGAAGAAGGCGCGCGAGAGCTCAGGGCGCCTG GTGGCCATCAAGTCCATCCGGAAGGACAAAATCAAAGATGAACAGGATCTGATGCACATTCGACGGGAGATAGAGATCATGTCGTCGCTCAACCACCCCCACATCATTGCCATCCATGAAG TATTCGAGAACAGCAGCAAGATCGTGATTGTCATGGAGTACGCCAGCCGGGGCGACCTGTACGACTACATCAGCCAGCGGCAGCGGCTCAGCGAGCGCGACGCCCGGCACTTCTTCCGGCAGATCGTCTCCGCAGTGCACTACTGCCACCAG AACGGGGTTGTCCACCGAGACCTCAAGCTGGAGAACATCCTCTTAGATGCCAACGGCAATGTCAAG ATTGCTGACTTTGGCCTCTCCAACCTCTACCACCAAGGCAAGTTCCTGCAGACGTTCTGCGGGAGCCCGCTCTACGCCTCGCCCGAGATTGTCAACGGGAGGCCGTACACGGGCCCAGAG GTGGACAGCTGGTCCCTGGGCGTTCTCCTCTACATCCTGGTACACGGCACCATGCCCTTCGACGGGCAGGACCACAAGACGCTGGTGAAGCAGATCAGCGATGGGGCCTACCGGGAGCCCCCGAAGCCCTCTG ATGCCTGCGGCCTGATCCGGTGGCTGCTCATGGTGAACCCCACCCGCCGGGCCACCCTGGAGGATGTGGCCGGTCACTGGTGGGTCAACTGGGGCTACGCCACCCGCGTCGGGGAGCAGGAGGCCGCGCACGAGGGTGGACACCCGGGCAGCGACTCTGCACGCACCTCCGTGGCTGACTGGCTCCGGCGCTCCTCCCGCCCCCTCCTGGGGAACGGGGCCAGGGTGTGCAGCTTCTTCAAGCAGCACGCGCCTGGGGCGGCGAGCACCAGCCCGGGCCTGGAGCGCCAGCACTCGCTCAAGAAGTCGCGCAAGGAGAACGACGTGGCGCAGGCCCGCCAGGGCGCCCCAGCCGACGACACCGCCGCGCGCTCCGGCAAGAGCAACCTCAAGCTGCCCAAGAGCATCCTGAAGAAGAAGCTGTCAGTCTCCTCGGATCCTCGGGAGCCCGGCCCGGGCCCCGCCAGCGCAGGGCGGGCGGAACCCCTGCTCCCCAGGAAAGGCATCCTGAAAAAGCCGCAGCGCGAGTCCGGCTACTACTCGTCCCCGGAGCCCAGCGACTCGGGGGATCTCCTGGATGCAG CCAGAGAGCGCAGCGGCCGcggctctctccccttcccccttgaGCCCGAGCCCCCTCCAGTCGCTGCTATGGACCTCAAAGGCTTGGCAAGGCTCGGGCTGCTGTGCAGATTTCATCTCAAGGGGGCCGGACTCCTCCGGACGCCCCCTGGGACCTCAGAGACCCACAAGTTCTGCCTCTAA
- the NUAK2 gene encoding NUAK family SNF1-like kinase 2 isoform X2: MHIRREIEIMSSLNHPHIIAIHEVFENSSKIVIVMEYASRGDLYDYISQRQRLSERDARHFFRQIVSAVHYCHQNGVVHRDLKLENILLDANGNVKIADFGLSNLYHQGKFLQTFCGSPLYASPEIVNGRPYTGPEVDSWSLGVLLYILVHGTMPFDGQDHKTLVKQISDGAYREPPKPSDACGLIRWLLMVNPTRRATLEDVAGHWWVNWGYATRVGEQEAAHEGGHPGSDSARTSVADWLRRSSRPLLGNGARVCSFFKQHAPGAASTSPGLERQHSLKKSRKENDVAQARQGAPADDTAARSGKSNLKLPKSILKKKLSVSSDPREPGPGPASAGRAEPLLPRKGILKKPQRESGYYSSPEPSDSGDLLDAGDVFVSGDPPVQRAPPASGLLHPKGILKLNGKFSREASDRTAPTAFGSLDQLASPRAPPRASRPSGAVSEDSILSSESFDQLDLPERLPEPPLRGCVSVDNLSGLEEPPAGGPGSCLRRWRQDPLGESCFSLTDCQEVTQTYRQALGVCSKLS, encoded by the exons ATGCACATTCGACGGGAGATAGAGATCATGTCGTCGCTCAACCACCCCCACATCATTGCCATCCATGAAG TATTCGAGAACAGCAGCAAGATCGTGATTGTCATGGAGTACGCCAGCCGGGGCGACCTGTACGACTACATCAGCCAGCGGCAGCGGCTCAGCGAGCGCGACGCCCGGCACTTCTTCCGGCAGATCGTCTCCGCAGTGCACTACTGCCACCAG AACGGGGTTGTCCACCGAGACCTCAAGCTGGAGAACATCCTCTTAGATGCCAACGGCAATGTCAAG ATTGCTGACTTTGGCCTCTCCAACCTCTACCACCAAGGCAAGTTCCTGCAGACGTTCTGCGGGAGCCCGCTCTACGCCTCGCCCGAGATTGTCAACGGGAGGCCGTACACGGGCCCAGAG GTGGACAGCTGGTCCCTGGGCGTTCTCCTCTACATCCTGGTACACGGCACCATGCCCTTCGACGGGCAGGACCACAAGACGCTGGTGAAGCAGATCAGCGATGGGGCCTACCGGGAGCCCCCGAAGCCCTCTG ATGCCTGCGGCCTGATCCGGTGGCTGCTCATGGTGAACCCCACCCGCCGGGCCACCCTGGAGGATGTGGCCGGTCACTGGTGGGTCAACTGGGGCTACGCCACCCGCGTCGGGGAGCAGGAGGCCGCGCACGAGGGTGGACACCCGGGCAGCGACTCTGCACGCACCTCCGTGGCTGACTGGCTCCGGCGCTCCTCCCGCCCCCTCCTGGGGAACGGGGCCAGGGTGTGCAGCTTCTTCAAGCAGCACGCGCCTGGGGCGGCGAGCACCAGCCCGGGCCTGGAGCGCCAGCACTCGCTCAAGAAGTCGCGCAAGGAGAACGACGTGGCGCAGGCCCGCCAGGGCGCCCCAGCCGACGACACCGCCGCGCGCTCCGGCAAGAGCAACCTCAAGCTGCCCAAGAGCATCCTGAAGAAGAAGCTGTCAGTCTCCTCGGATCCTCGGGAGCCCGGCCCGGGCCCCGCCAGCGCAGGGCGGGCGGAACCCCTGCTCCCCAGGAAAGGCATCCTGAAAAAGCCGCAGCGCGAGTCCGGCTACTACTCGTCCCCGGAGCCCAGCGACTCGGGGGATCTCCTGGATGCAGGTGACGTGTTTGTGAGCGGGGACCCCCCGGTGCAGAGGGCCCCCCCAGCCTCAGGGCTGCTCCACCCCAAGGGCATCCTCAAACTCAACGGCAAGTTCTCCCGCGAGGCTTCAGATCGCACGGCCCCCACCGCCTTCGGCTCCTTGGACCAACTGGCCTCTCCACGAGCCCCGCCCCGGGCCAGCCGGCCCTCAGGGGCCGTGAGTGAGGACAGCATCCTGTCCTCCGAGTCCTTCGACCAGCTGGACCTGCCCGAGCGGCTCCCAGAGCCCCCGCTGCGGGGCTGTGTGTCTGTGGACAACCTCTCCGGGCTGGAGGAGCCCCCCGCGGGGGGTCCTGGCAGCTGCCTGAGGCGCTGGAGGCAGGACCCCCTGGGGGAAAGCTGCTTCTCTCTGACGGACTGCCAGGAGGTGACACAGACCTACCGCCAGGCCCTGGGGGTCTGCTCTAAGCTCAGCTGA
- the NUAK2 gene encoding NUAK family SNF1-like kinase 2 isoform X1 encodes MESLTFSRRLGSASSAAAILADGLIKSPKPLMKKQAVKRHHHKHNLRHRYEFLETLGKGTYGKVKKARESSGRLVAIKSIRKDKIKDEQDLMHIRREIEIMSSLNHPHIIAIHEVFENSSKIVIVMEYASRGDLYDYISQRQRLSERDARHFFRQIVSAVHYCHQNGVVHRDLKLENILLDANGNVKIADFGLSNLYHQGKFLQTFCGSPLYASPEIVNGRPYTGPEVDSWSLGVLLYILVHGTMPFDGQDHKTLVKQISDGAYREPPKPSDACGLIRWLLMVNPTRRATLEDVAGHWWVNWGYATRVGEQEAAHEGGHPGSDSARTSVADWLRRSSRPLLGNGARVCSFFKQHAPGAASTSPGLERQHSLKKSRKENDVAQARQGAPADDTAARSGKSNLKLPKSILKKKLSVSSDPREPGPGPASAGRAEPLLPRKGILKKPQRESGYYSSPEPSDSGDLLDAGDVFVSGDPPVQRAPPASGLLHPKGILKLNGKFSREASDRTAPTAFGSLDQLASPRAPPRASRPSGAVSEDSILSSESFDQLDLPERLPEPPLRGCVSVDNLSGLEEPPAGGPGSCLRRWRQDPLGESCFSLTDCQEVTQTYRQALGVCSKLS; translated from the exons ATGGAGTCGCTGACCTTCTCCCGGAGGCTCGGCTCGGCCTCCTCGGCTGCCGCCATCCTGGCCGACGGGCTCATCAAGTCGCCCAAACCCCTGATGAAGAAGCAGGCGGTGAAACGGCACCACCACAAGCACAACCTGCGGCACCGCTACGAGTTCCTGGAGACCCTGGGCAAGGGCACCTACGGCAAGGTGAAGAAGGCGCGCGAGAGCTCAGGGCGCCTG GTGGCCATCAAGTCCATCCGGAAGGACAAAATCAAAGATGAACAGGATCTGATGCACATTCGACGGGAGATAGAGATCATGTCGTCGCTCAACCACCCCCACATCATTGCCATCCATGAAG TATTCGAGAACAGCAGCAAGATCGTGATTGTCATGGAGTACGCCAGCCGGGGCGACCTGTACGACTACATCAGCCAGCGGCAGCGGCTCAGCGAGCGCGACGCCCGGCACTTCTTCCGGCAGATCGTCTCCGCAGTGCACTACTGCCACCAG AACGGGGTTGTCCACCGAGACCTCAAGCTGGAGAACATCCTCTTAGATGCCAACGGCAATGTCAAG ATTGCTGACTTTGGCCTCTCCAACCTCTACCACCAAGGCAAGTTCCTGCAGACGTTCTGCGGGAGCCCGCTCTACGCCTCGCCCGAGATTGTCAACGGGAGGCCGTACACGGGCCCAGAG GTGGACAGCTGGTCCCTGGGCGTTCTCCTCTACATCCTGGTACACGGCACCATGCCCTTCGACGGGCAGGACCACAAGACGCTGGTGAAGCAGATCAGCGATGGGGCCTACCGGGAGCCCCCGAAGCCCTCTG ATGCCTGCGGCCTGATCCGGTGGCTGCTCATGGTGAACCCCACCCGCCGGGCCACCCTGGAGGATGTGGCCGGTCACTGGTGGGTCAACTGGGGCTACGCCACCCGCGTCGGGGAGCAGGAGGCCGCGCACGAGGGTGGACACCCGGGCAGCGACTCTGCACGCACCTCCGTGGCTGACTGGCTCCGGCGCTCCTCCCGCCCCCTCCTGGGGAACGGGGCCAGGGTGTGCAGCTTCTTCAAGCAGCACGCGCCTGGGGCGGCGAGCACCAGCCCGGGCCTGGAGCGCCAGCACTCGCTCAAGAAGTCGCGCAAGGAGAACGACGTGGCGCAGGCCCGCCAGGGCGCCCCAGCCGACGACACCGCCGCGCGCTCCGGCAAGAGCAACCTCAAGCTGCCCAAGAGCATCCTGAAGAAGAAGCTGTCAGTCTCCTCGGATCCTCGGGAGCCCGGCCCGGGCCCCGCCAGCGCAGGGCGGGCGGAACCCCTGCTCCCCAGGAAAGGCATCCTGAAAAAGCCGCAGCGCGAGTCCGGCTACTACTCGTCCCCGGAGCCCAGCGACTCGGGGGATCTCCTGGATGCAGGTGACGTGTTTGTGAGCGGGGACCCCCCGGTGCAGAGGGCCCCCCCAGCCTCAGGGCTGCTCCACCCCAAGGGCATCCTCAAACTCAACGGCAAGTTCTCCCGCGAGGCTTCAGATCGCACGGCCCCCACCGCCTTCGGCTCCTTGGACCAACTGGCCTCTCCACGAGCCCCGCCCCGGGCCAGCCGGCCCTCAGGGGCCGTGAGTGAGGACAGCATCCTGTCCTCCGAGTCCTTCGACCAGCTGGACCTGCCCGAGCGGCTCCCAGAGCCCCCGCTGCGGGGCTGTGTGTCTGTGGACAACCTCTCCGGGCTGGAGGAGCCCCCCGCGGGGGGTCCTGGCAGCTGCCTGAGGCGCTGGAGGCAGGACCCCCTGGGGGAAAGCTGCTTCTCTCTGACGGACTGCCAGGAGGTGACACAGACCTACCGCCAGGCCCTGGGGGTCTGCTCTAAGCTCAGCTGA
- the KLHDC8A gene encoding kelch domain-containing protein 8A, giving the protein MEVPSVKDFQWKRLAPLPSRRVYCSLLESGGQVYAIGGCDDNGVPMDCFEVYSPEADQWTALPPMPTARAGVAVTALGKRILVIGGVGTSQLPLKVVEMYNMDEGKWKKRSALREAAMGISVTAKDYRVYAAGGMGLDLRPHSHLQHYDMLKDMWVSLAPMPTPRYAATSFLRGSKIYVLGGRQSKYAVNAFEVFDIETRSWTKFPNIPCKRAFSSFVTLGDHLYSLGGLRQGRLYRRPKFLRTMDMFDMEQGGWLKMERSFFLKKRRADFVAGSLSGRVVVAGGLGNQPTVLETAEAFHPGKNRWEALPAMPTPRCACSSIVVKNCLLAVGGVNQGLSDAVEALCVSDS; this is encoded by the exons ATGGAGGTGCCCAGCGTCAAGGACTTCCAGTGGAAGCGTCTGGCCCCGCTGCCCAGCCGCCGGGTCTACTGCTCCCTGCTGGAGAGCGGGGGACAGGTGTATGCCATCGGGGGCTGCGACGACAATGGGGTCCCCATGGACTGCTTCGAGGTCTACTCCCCCGAGGCTGACCAGTGGACTGCCCTGCCCCCTATGCCCACAGCCCGCGCCGGGGTGGCGGTCACCGCCCTGGGCAAGCGGATCCTGGTGATCGGGGGAGTGGGCACCAGCCAGCTGCCGCTGAAGGTCGTGGAGATGTACAACATGGACGAGGGCAAGTGGAAGAAGCGGAGCGCCCTTCGAGAGGCTGCCATGGGCATTTCTGTCACGGCCAAAG ATTACCGAGTGTACGCAGCAGGTGGAATGGGCCTGGACCTCCGTCCACACAGCCACCTCCAGCACTATGACATGCTCAAGGACATGTGGGTGTCGCTAGCCCCCATGCCCACCCCGAGATATGCCGCCACCTCCTTCCTCCGAGGGTCCAAGATCTACGTGCTGG GGGGACGGCAGTCCAAGTACGCGGTCAACGCCTTCGAGGTCTTTGACATCGAGACTCGCTCCTGGACCAAGTTCCCCAACATCCCCTGCAAGCGGGCCTTCTCCAGCTTTGTGACGCTCGGCGACCACCTGTACAGCCTGGGGGGCCTGCGGCAGGGGCGGCTCTACCGGCGGCCCAAGTTCCTGCGCACCATGGACATGTTTGACATGGAGCAGG GGGGATGGCTGAAGATGGAACGCTCCTTCTTCCTCAAGAAGCGGCGAGCAGACTTCGTGGCCGGCTCTCTGAGTGGACGTGTCGTCGTGGCTGGTGGACTGG GAAACCAGCCCACCGTCCTGGAGACAGCGGAAGCGTTCCACCCAGGGAAGAACAGGTGGGAGGCGCTGCCCGCCATGCCCACGCCGCGCTGTGCCTGCTCCAGCATCGTCGTCAAGAACTGCCTGCTGGCTGTGGGGGGCGTCAACCAGGGCCTGAGCGACGCGGTGGAAGCCCTGTGTGTCTCTGACTCCTAG